The Pseudokineococcus lusitanus genome includes the window CCCCGGCGAGGTCGTCGGCCTCGCCGGCCTCCTCGGCTCGGGACGCACCGAGCTCGTCCGGCTGCTCTTCGGCGCCGACCGGCCGGACAGCGGCGAGCTCCTCGTCGACGGCCGCCGCCTCGGCGCGGGCCCCCGCGCCGCCATCGACGCCGGCATCGCCTTCTGCTCCGAGGACCGCAAGGCCGAGGGCGTCGTCGGCGACCTGTCGGTGCGCGACAACCTCGTCCTCGCCCTGCAGGCGAGCCGCGGCTGGATGCGCCCGCTGCCGCAGCGGACGAAGGACGCCCTCGTCGACGAGTACATCGGCCGGCTGGACCTGCGGCCGGCGTCGCCGGACACGCTCGTGCGCAACCTGTCCGGCGGCAACCAGCAGAAGGTGCTGCTGGCGCGCTGGCTCGTGACGAAGCCCCGCCTCCTCATCCTCGACGAGCCCACGCGCGGCATCGACATCGGCGCCAAGACGCAGATCGCGCAGCTCGTCACCGAGCTCGCCGCGGCGGGCACCGCCGTCGTCTTCATCTCCGCTGAGCTCGAGGAGGTGCTGCGCCTGGCGAACCGGGTCGTCGTCATGAAGGACCGCCGCAAGATCGCCGAGCTGCCGGGCGGCGCCACCGTCGACGAGGTCATGGGCCTGGTCGCCCGGTCCGAGGACGAGGCCGCCGCGCCGCAGCCCCCCACCACCCCGCAGGCCGCCGACGGCCACGACGTCCGGAGGGTCCCGTGAGCACCACCCCCACCAGCCCGGCGCCGGGGACCACCGGTCGGGCCGCCCGCGGGGACGGCCCGGGCCGCCTCCAGCGCGTCACCGGCAGCCGCCTGCTGTGGCCCGTCCTCGCCCTGGTCGCCCTGCTCGCGCTCAACACCGCGGTCAACCCGGGCTTCCTGTCCGTCGAGCTCCGCGACGGCCGGCTCTTCGGCAGCCTCGTCGACATCCTCAAGAACGGCGCCCCGATCCTCCTCGTGGCGGTCGGCATGACCCTCGTCATCGCGACCCGGGGCATCGACCTGTCGGTCGGCGCGGTCGTCGCCATCGCGGGGTCGGTGGCCTGCGTGATGATCGCCGCGTCGCCGGACCCCACCAGCCCGGCCGCCGCGCTCGTCGCCATGACCACCGCCGTGGCCGTCTGCGTGCTGCTCGGGCTGTGGAACGGCTTCCTCGTCGCCGTGCTCGGCATCCAGCCGATCATCGCCACGCTCGTCCTCATGACCGCCGGCCGGGGTGTCGCCCAGCTCATCACCGACGGCCAGATCGTCACGGTGAACAACGACACCTTCACCGCCGTGGGGGCCGGCTTCCTCGTCCTGCCTGTCCCGATCCTCATCAGCCTCGCCGTCCTCGTCGCCGTCGGGCTCGTCACCCGGCGCACCGCCCTCGGCCTCTTCGTCGAGTCGGTCGGCATCAACCCGGAGGCGAGCCGGCTCGCCGGGGTCCGCTCGCGGACGATCCTCTGGACCGTCTACGTCTTCTCCGGCCTGTGCGCCGGCGTCGCCGGGCTCATGGTCAGCGCCAACGTCAACGCGGCCGACGCCAACAACGCGGGCCTGTGGATCGAGCTGGACGCGATCCTCGCCGTCGTCATCGGGGGCACCTCCCTCGCCGGCGGCCGCTACTCGCTCACCGGGACGCTCGTCGGCGCCATGATCATCCAGACGCTCACGACGACCGTGTACTCCATCGGCGTCCCGCCCGAGGTGACGCTCGTCTTCAAGGCCGTCGTCGTCATCGCGCTGTTCCTGTCCCAGTCGCCGGCGGCGCGGGGCGCCCTGCGGCCCCGCCGACGCCGTCCCCGGCCCGCCCCGGCCGGCGGTCCCCCCGCGGGGGACCCCCCCGCCGCGGCCGGCAGCACCGGCGCCCCCGCACGCCCCGAGCAGAAGGTGGGTCAGCGATGAGCAGCGACCTCCGTCACCGCCCGACCGGCGCCCCCGGCGTCCCCGGCGGGGTCCCCGGGGGCACGGCCGCCCGCGACGCGAGGGGGCACGGCGTCCGCGGCTGGGTGGACGCGCGGTCGCGCTTCGTCCCCGTCGTGGCGACGCTCGTCCTGTTCCTCGTCATGTTCGCCACGGGCTCGGTGCGGCACGAGAACTTCGGCTCGCCGCAGGTCTTCGCCAACCTCTTCATCGACAACGCGCACCTCATCGTGCTGGCGGTGGGGATGACCTTCGTCATCCTCACGGGCGGGATCGACCTGTCGGTCGCCTCGGTGCTGGCCCTGTCGGCCATGGTCGCGGCCGCGGGCCTCGAGGCGGGCTGGTCCGCGCCACTCGTCGTCGTGCTCGTCCTCGTCATGGGGGCGACCTTCGGGCTGCTGCAGGGCCTGGTCATCCACTACCTCGACGTCCAGCCCTTCATCGTCACCCTCGCCGGCCTCTTCCTCGCCCGCGGGCTCTGCTACGTCATCTCGACCGACGCGATCTCCATCCAGGACGAGACGTTCCGCGCGGTGGCCGGGACGTACTACCCGCTGACGGACGCCGTGACCATCACGCCCAACGTCCTCGTGGCCCTCGTCGTCGTCGTGGTCGCCGTCGTCGTGCTGCACC containing:
- a CDS encoding ABC transporter permease, with protein sequence MLWPVLALVALLALNTAVNPGFLSVELRDGRLFGSLVDILKNGAPILLVAVGMTLVIATRGIDLSVGAVVAIAGSVACVMIAASPDPTSPAAALVAMTTAVAVCVLLGLWNGFLVAVLGIQPIIATLVLMTAGRGVAQLITDGQIVTVNNDTFTAVGAGFLVLPVPILISLAVLVAVGLVTRRTALGLFVESVGINPEASRLAGVRSRTILWTVYVFSGLCAGVAGLMVSANVNAADANNAGLWIELDAILAVVIGGTSLAGGRYSLTGTLVGAMIIQTLTTTVYSIGVPPEVTLVFKAVVVIALFLSQSPAARGALRPRRRRPRPAPAGGPPAGDPPAAAGSTGAPARPEQKVGQR
- the yjfF gene encoding galactofuranose ABC transporter, permease protein YjfF; this encodes MSSDLRHRPTGAPGVPGGVPGGTAARDARGHGVRGWVDARSRFVPVVATLVLFLVMFATGSVRHENFGSPQVFANLFIDNAHLIVLAVGMTFVILTGGIDLSVASVLALSAMVAAAGLEAGWSAPLVVVLVLVMGATFGLLQGLVIHYLDVQPFIVTLAGLFLARGLCYVISTDAISIQDETFRAVAGTYYPLTDAVTITPNVLVALVVVVVAVVVLHLTRFGRTIYAVGGGQASATLMGLPVARARVGAYAISGLCAAISGLLFSIYSLSGYSLTALGLELDAIAAVVIGGTLLSGGVGFVLGSVLGVLVLGVIQTLISFEGTLSSWWTRIFVGALLLVFVVLQRVVVRRRR